The Candidatus Omnitrophota bacterium DNA window TCCGAAATATCTACTTCATTCTATGATTGGCCGCATTCACTGCATAATCCATAAAATTGGATAAGATGATTTGTAATTTTAAAATTATACTTTTGAGAAAGGACTTTTTCAGTTTTGTCAAGCAACTCCGCTTCCTCATTAATAAACTCTGTATAGTCAACGACCCTGCCGCATTTCCTGCATACTAAATGGTGATGATGCCTTTCGCCTTTAGGACCATCTGATAATTCATAGCGCGCTCTCCGATCCCCAAAATCAAACTTAAAAACAAGTCCCATCTGAACCAGTAGTTCTAAGGTGCGATAAACAGTCGTAAGCCCCACTCCGGGGTAGATCCTATGAACAGCCAGATATACATCTTCAGCACTTAAATGCTTAGACGTTTTACTTAATACGTCCAATATTAACTGTCTTGGCACTGTCATTCTGTAGCCGCGTCCCCGAAATCTTCCGTGCCACCAGGGTGGTCCTGTTCCATTTCGTCCAGGCATCGGTCATCTCCTATTGATAACGGTTTCCATTATCAAATATACCTTACAAATCCTTCTTTGTCAAGTATTTTTCAAAACAGTGTTATTTAAAAAT harbors:
- a CDS encoding transcriptional repressor: MTVPRQLILDVLSKTSKHLSAEDVYLAVHRIYPGVGLTTVYRTLELLVQMGLVFKFDFGDRRARYELSDGPKGERHHHHLVCRKCGRVVDYTEFINEEAELLDKTEKVLSQKYNFKITNHLIQFYGLCSECGQS